One Methanolobus sp. WCC4 DNA segment encodes these proteins:
- a CDS encoding glutamate synthase-related protein, whose protein sequence is MSLGSVPLKYKISIDRDQCMKCMRCVDNCSYGVYRIEDDRIIIDSRKCTACHRCISMCPRDAIMLKERPVDYRSHPLWTVEAREDVINQARTGKIILAGMGNAVDYPIIFDRLVLDACQVTNPSIDPLREPMELRTYIGKKPSKLEFTKNNGDIELTTKLTPNLKLDTPIMVGHMSYGAISLPAQLSIAKAVAKTGTFMGTGEGGMHEAIYPYQDHSIVQIASGRFGVDIDYLERGAAIEIKVGQGAKPGIGGHLPGEKVCADVSCTRMIPLGSDAISPAPHHDIYSIEDLAQLVRSLKEATDWEKPVFVKIAAVHNVAAIAAGIARSDADAVVIDGFKGGTGAAPKVFRDNVGIPIEAAIAAVDQKLNDQGIRNEVSIIASGGIRNSGDLAKSIALGADAIYIGTAALIALGCRVCGNCYRGLCPWGIATQKPELVERIDPEVGAQNVANLIHGWTLELSELMGAAGLNSIESLRGNRERLRGYMLDQGLLDVLKVESVGA, encoded by the coding sequence ATGAGCCTCGGAAGTGTTCCACTCAAGTACAAGATCAGCATCGACCGTGACCAGTGTATGAAGTGTATGCGCTGTGTCGATAACTGTTCCTATGGTGTCTATCGTATAGAGGATGACAGGATCATCATCGATTCACGCAAATGTACTGCATGTCACCGCTGTATCTCTATGTGTCCAAGGGATGCCATAATGCTGAAGGAAAGGCCTGTGGACTACCGCAGTCACCCACTCTGGACAGTAGAGGCACGTGAGGATGTCATCAACCAGGCGCGCACAGGAAAGATCATCCTGGCGGGAATGGGCAATGCAGTTGATTATCCAATTATATTTGACAGGCTGGTACTTGACGCATGTCAGGTCACCAATCCAAGTATCGATCCTCTCAGGGAACCTATGGAACTGAGGACATACATTGGTAAGAAGCCTTCAAAGCTCGAATTTACAAAGAACAATGGTGACATCGAACTCACCACAAAACTCACCCCTAACCTTAAGCTCGACACCCCGATCATGGTCGGTCACATGAGCTATGGTGCTATCAGTCTTCCTGCACAGCTCAGTATTGCAAAGGCAGTAGCAAAGACCGGAACCTTCATGGGAACCGGTGAAGGTGGAATGCACGAGGCGATCTATCCATATCAGGACCATTCAATAGTCCAGATCGCATCAGGACGTTTCGGTGTCGATATCGACTATCTGGAGCGTGGTGCAGCCATTGAGATCAAGGTAGGACAGGGAGCAAAGCCCGGTATCGGCGGTCACCTTCCCGGAGAGAAGGTATGTGCGGACGTATCCTGCACACGTATGATCCCACTGGGTTCAGATGCCATCAGTCCTGCACCTCACCATGATATTTACAGTATTGAAGACCTTGCCCAGCTTGTGCGCAGTCTCAAAGAGGCAACAGACTGGGAAAAGCCGGTCTTCGTTAAGATAGCAGCAGTACACAATGTTGCTGCAATTGCAGCAGGTATTGCAAGATCCGATGCGGATGCAGTTGTTATCGACGGTTTCAAGGGCGGTACAGGTGCGGCACCAAAGGTGTTCAGGGACAACGTAGGTATCCCGATCGAAGCTGCCATCGCAGCAGTTGACCAGAAGCTCAACGACCAGGGTATCAGGAACGAAGTATCCATCATAGCCAGTGGTGGTATACGCAACAGTGGCGACCTTGCAAAGTCCATAGCACTTGGTGCAGATGCGATCTACATCGGAACTGCAGCACTGATTGCACTTGGATGCCGTGTTTGTGGTAACTGCTATCGTGGACTCTGTCCATGGGGTATCGCAACCCAGAAGCCTGAACTTGTCGAGCGTATCGACCCTGAGGTCGGTGCACAGAATGTTGCTAACCTTATCCACGGCTGGACACTTGAGCTGAGCGAACTCATGGGTGCAGCAGGTCTGAACAGTATCGAGAGTCTTCGTGGTAACCGCGAGCGTCTCAGAGGATACATGCTTGACCAGGGATTACTTGACGTTCTCAAAGTAGAGTCTGTGGGGGCCTGA
- a CDS encoding Coenzyme F420 hydrogenase/dehydrogenase, beta subunit C-terminal domain, whose translation MAGKNYLDLKAEIWDTGKCAACGACVAVCPADAIYFEEGSDSTHPLNSGYCKEVNDGVPCGACYEVCPRNEKPSSDVLGEYIDIMSAKAEVDVPRKQSGGAVTAILTNALDEGMIDAVVTVVEDPWTLKPSSAVITSSDVLVHQAGSRYNWWVPLVASLKEAVMTRKFTNIAVVGVPCVTQAMKQMRESDLDLLRPFRKNVRLVVGLFCTETFDYEKLVQDKLITERQIDPLDIIHFDVKGKLEITLKDGSMTVISLKDVDDCVRPGCHICTDLTALDADISAGSIGSEKGYTTLIIRDPVGKQFVNSAVSNGKLSLKDDVNLELVEKLSKKKLARMPEE comes from the coding sequence ATGGCAGGTAAGAATTATCTTGATCTTAAGGCAGAGATCTGGGACACAGGTAAATGCGCAGCATGTGGTGCATGCGTAGCTGTATGCCCGGCAGATGCCATTTACTTTGAAGAAGGCAGTGACTCCACACACCCTCTTAACAGTGGTTACTGTAAGGAAGTGAATGATGGGGTTCCCTGTGGTGCATGCTATGAGGTATGCCCGAGAAACGAAAAGCCATCATCTGATGTTCTTGGAGAATACATCGACATCATGTCTGCAAAGGCAGAGGTGGATGTTCCAAGAAAGCAGAGTGGTGGTGCAGTGACAGCAATACTGACCAATGCCCTTGATGAGGGTATGATCGATGCAGTGGTAACTGTTGTGGAAGATCCATGGACCCTGAAGCCATCATCTGCGGTGATAACTTCCTCAGATGTGCTCGTCCATCAGGCCGGAAGCCGTTACAACTGGTGGGTTCCACTTGTGGCCTCACTCAAAGAAGCTGTCATGACACGCAAATTCACCAACATAGCAGTTGTAGGTGTCCCATGTGTCACCCAGGCTATGAAACAGATGCGTGAAAGCGACCTTGATCTTCTGCGTCCATTCAGGAAGAATGTTCGTCTGGTCGTAGGACTTTTCTGTACCGAGACATTCGACTATGAGAAACTCGTGCAGGATAAGCTCATCACAGAACGCCAGATAGACCCTCTTGACATCATACACTTCGATGTGAAGGGTAAGCTTGAGATCACACTCAAGGATGGTAGCATGACCGTCATCTCACTGAAGGATGTTGACGATTGTGTCCGTCCCGGATGTCATATATGTACGGATCTCACAGCTCTGGATGCAGATATATCAGCAGGTTCCATTGGTAGTGAAAAGGGCTACACGACCCTGATAATACGCGACCCGGTTGGCAAGCAGTTCGTCAACAGCGCGGTAAGCAATGGAAAACTGTCACTTAAAGATGATGTGAATCTGGAATTGGTGGAAAAGCTCTCCAAAAAGAAGCTTGCACGAATGCCAGAGGAGTAA